The Moorena producens PAL-8-15-08-1 genomic interval CCCTTGTTACTCTGACATGGCTTAGGGGATCATGCCCTAGTTGAGTCGAGTCTCGGTAATTATATCTTTTTTTTTGCATAGGATTGCATAGGAAAACCTATTTAAAACTGCTAGTTTAGAAAAAAGAGTTGAGGAAAAAGCCATTACCGAGTATATAAGTCCCAAAGAAGCAGCACGACGCTTGGGTGTGAGTATAGACTCCTTGAGGCGGTGGGAAGCTGCAGGCAAGATTCAGGCAATCAGGACACCATCCGGCCAGAGGAGATTCGACATAAACTCCTACGTACCAGGGGCTAAGCCTAAGCGCAAGACAAAGCCCAGCTCAAAAAAAGACAGAGCAGATCAAGAACCGAGCCTTGAAGAAGGGATTCTACGCCAGATAGCAAAGGGAATAGTCCAGTACGCCCAGCAAATGGAAAAGTCGAGATTGTACCCTTATCCATCTGATCTGCAGCTGGGAGTAGAAAAGTTACAAGCTCTTTGTGTGAAGCAAAATAAAACCCAACCTCAAGGAATTCCAGACTTTGTCACTAACTGGGCGCAGCTTGCTATCAAGGATTGGACTATTAAAATTAACTGCCCAGAAGACTGGAAGCATGTTCGATTTATAGAAGACCAACAGCCTAGCGGATTTTGCCTTGAGTTAGACGGGTCATATATAAATCCATTGGAACGAATTCAAAAGGAGCAGATGAACGAAGTTTTTCATAAATCAGCACAAGACCCAAATTTATATGTAGCGTTTCGCCGTTTCCTGGTCACCAATCCTGTGATCACAAAAGGAGACTTCGATGTTCAACGATTTATAAAACTTAAGCCATTGCAACAAGTCTTAGGAAATTGCTATGAAGAAGCTCCACCATCGTATAAAAAAGAAGGAAAATTTTATTGCTGTGGTCACTGTGGCGGATTAATGCATCGTACCAAGGACAATCAATTAAAGTGTGAGAATAAACATTGCGCTAAACAAAATAAAGAATCAATTCCGTTTAAGTTCTATAGCAATGACCAAGTTTTATGGCTAAAAAAGGGTCTCCGATATTTTATTCACCGTCCTGGATGTCCAGAAATAAGACTAGAAAAGCAAATTAAAAAGTTAGAGCTAGAGGTTAAGCTCTATCCTGAACGTGATAAATATGACCTGCATATTGTCTTTCCTGATCAGACCATCTGGGCAGTTGATGTTAAGTTTTGGGAATCGGCCTATAACTTAGCCAAAAATCTTAAGGAGCCTATCCCTAAACTGTACAAAGAGCCATACAATCAAGCATTTTTTGTATTTCCTGATGAAATTAGAGAATACGGAGACGAGTATATTCAAGAATTTATCAATCATTGTCCAGTTAAATTAAACATCAACAAGTCTCAAGTAATGTTTGAAGGAGAGTTTATGAACGCTGTTGAAGAAAAACTAAAACTTTGCCAACAATGAGAAATACAACTAACTGGCGAAATCCTCTAATCAAAGCAGGATTAGACAAAAAAATATGTGATATAGAATTGGGACTATTTTTATTAAACTCTCTACTTCCCAATGCCCCTGCCACTAGTCTCTGGGTATTACTGACCGGTTATCCTTTCTGTACCCCAGAATTTGAAAACTGGGATGAGTCCCAGCATAACATGTATGCCTCTGGGCGTCATTTGCTCAAAAATTACCTAGGAAAAGAGCTGTGGTTAGAAGCACTTAAGTATTATCGTTCTATGCCAGTAGACCAACGAGGATATAAAATTGATTCTCTAGAAAATTTTACACGAAACGAGAATCTAACCACTGCAAATTTGAGATTTGACAAGGTATATGATAAGACCTTACTATCTCCTATCCCATTTTTAGAAAGAGGTAAACTAAAATGGGCTGAAGCTGGCAAAAACTATAACTGTAAAGTCCACGGAATCATAGAAACAATTACAATCCCTGATACACTGGTAAAATCTGCACCAAGAGGTCATGATTTAACGGGTAAGTCCCAACGAGAAGCGATAACTGTAACTTGGAAAGAGTTGGAAAAAACCGCAGCATGGATGGATAGACAAAGTAAGAAGCGGGAACTCAAAACACAGTGGAAAGAACGGATAAAAAACGCCAAGCTACAGGTATTTGGTGATGACGATTGTTTAGTTCCAGTGGAATCCCTTACGATAAATCAAATGATGCATCTAGTCGGGATGGTATCATCAGGCAAATCTAACTTAATGAAAGTCCTAGCTGTATGGGCAGCTAGAAACAAATTACATATTACCTTAATAGTAGCAGATGTCCTCCAAATATTTGAATTGGTGAAGACTTTTGCTGATGTAGGAATTACCGATGTCGCTCCAATTTTAGGTAATTCCAACCGAAAGAGTCATATTGAGCGATTGCGTCAAGCTGTTTATAATAACAATCCTGACGAACCATGGAATCAAGACCATCCTGCTTTTAAATGGCTCAGTAACACTTGCTTATTGAGTTCAGAGGTTAAACCGGAAATGTCAAAACCCTTTGACATAGGAGAACAACCGTGCATGGATCTAGAACTGACGAATCAAGTAGCATCCACAGATATAGAAAATAATCAAGCAGATGGGAAACAGTCAACTTCATCCCAATTCAAAGCAGCTTGTCCTGTTTATAGTGCATGCTCTTATCATCAAAAAGAACGTGACTTAGTAACCGCTTCCATTTGGATTGGTACACCAGGAAGTTTAATTTACAGCCGAGTCCCACAACATATAAACAGAGAAAGTTTACTGTATTATGAGTTGGTTTGGAGGCGTAGCGACTTAGTTATTATCGATGAAGTAGACCAATTTCAAGCTTATTTAGATAAAGCCTTTAGCCCTGACCAAACATTACGCCGACCAAAAAGGGATGCTTGGTTAGATACCATTTCACACAAGGTTGAAGCTGAACTAGGACGTCAAAATTCTCAACCACTTACAAAAAAAATTGTTAATGACTGGTGGTCTGATTGCCAACAATGTAAACGAGTAACAGACAAAATTTATGGTATGTTGGGAGGAGAGTATCAGGAATTATATCAATGGCGAAATAACAAAAAATATTTCACAGATTGGTTGCTCTTACGGGAAGTAGCTACTGAGTTAGCTGGAACGGCAAATGCCGACACTTTTATGGATAATATATTTAAGCCCTATCTAAAAAATTTATCTTATAATCATGATTACCTTTTTACACTAACTCATCAAGTTATTGAAGGTAGTGGCAAGGAAGAAGCTCTTGGTAAGTGGATTGAGACACAAGCCAAAAATAATAATATTACGTTAGACTCCGACAAGATTAAACCAATAGCCATAAAGTTAGAGTTTGCCTTATTGGTTTGTGTTCTCCAAAAAAAGCTTCATTTTATGATGACCTACTGGAGACAGGTACAAGACATCCTTAAGCTCAAAGCAGAAGATTCAATGTGGTTTCAAGCCCCACCAGCCGACTATACCCCAATAATCCCCGCCATGCCAATGGGAAATCAGTTAGCATTCCAGTACCACAAATCTTATCAAGAAAAATTAGGAAGTCTCAG includes:
- a CDS encoding MerR family DNA-binding transcriptional regulator, giving the protein MSPKEAARRLGVSIDSLRRWEAAGKIQAIRTPSGQRRFDINSYVPGAKPKRKTKPSSKKDRADQEPSLEEGILRQIAKGIVQYAQQMEKSRLYPYPSDLQLGVEKLQALCVKQNKTQPQGIPDFVTNWAQLAIKDWTIKINCPEDWKHVRFIEDQQPSGFCLELDGSYINPLERIQKEQMNEVFHKSAQDPNLYVAFRRFLVTNPVITKGDFDVQRFIKLKPLQQVLGNCYEEAPPSYKKEGKFYCCGHCGGLMHRTKDNQLKCENKHCAKQNKESIPFKFYSNDQVLWLKKGLRYFIHRPGCPEIRLEKQIKKLELEVKLYPERDKYDLHIVFPDQTIWAVDVKFWESAYNLAKNLKEPIPKLYKEPYNQAFFVFPDEIREYGDEYIQEFINHCPVKLNINKSQVMFEGEFMNAVEEKLKLCQQ